The window TCAGCTTGGCGGCCGGCGCGGAGAGTTCGGAGACGCTGGTCTTGATCAGCCAGGCGTCGAGCCCGCCGCTGTGCTCGACCGAGCGCAGGCCGGCGGCCGAGACGCGCAGTCGCACCGAACGGGAGAGCACGTCGGAGATGAGCGTGACGTTGTGCAGGTTCGGCAGGAACTTGCGCTTGGTCTTGACATTGGAGTGGCTGACCTTGTGGCCGGTCTGGACGGCCTTCTCGGTCAGCGCGCAGCGGCGAGACATCAGTCGGATCCTCTTCGAATACAAGGCGCCGCCTCGGGCGGGCCCCCAGGCCCGTCCGGACCGATGTCCGGGGCCTTCAGAAAATATGAGGCGTTCCTATAGTTGCGGGTGCCCGCCGCGTCAAGGCGCCGCTGCGGCCGGAACGCACGAGGCGGGCGCCTGCCGCGCGCGGCGTGCCGAGGGATGCCCCGGGGGGCACCTCAGTGCCGGGCGTCGAGGTCCCGGATCGCCGCCGCCCGGGCGGCGGCATCGCCCGCGAGGAGATGGACGTGCAGTTCGTCGGCACCGGCCCGGGCGAGAGCGCCGAGCAGCGGCGCCAGCCCGGTCGCGGCCTCGCCGACCCACACGCAGGTCCGGCTGGCGCTGTCGACGGCGAGGAGCACCGCGTCGATATAGTCGGGGCAGGCGTCGATCGGATAGACCGAGACCAGATAGGCCCGGCCCGAGCGGCCGCGCCAGCGCCGGAAGCGGGCGGCCGCCTCCGGGGCGTCCTGTGTCAGGGCGGCCAGGCGCGCGCAGGCGGGGGAACGAATCGAGACCGTGTTCATGGAACAGACGTAGAACAAGGTCCGCGTCTGCGTCAAGGCGCACCCGTCGGGCTGTCGAGGCGCCGGCCGGCGTCCAGGGGCTCGGGCCGCGGGGCGGGCGGCGTTCCGACCAGCCGGCTGGTCGCCGCCTCGATCTCGCGCTGCACCGTCTCGAAGAACACGGTGCGCTCCAGCCCCGGCGCGATCGGCTCCAGCACCTCGACCACGATGGTGCCGGGGCGGCGGATGAACTGGCGGCGCGGCAGGAACAGGCCGGAATTGAGGGCGACCGGCAGGCAGGGCACGCCCATCTCGCTGTAGAGGAAGGCGACGCCGTACTTGTAGGCGGGCTCCGCGCCGGGCGCGCGGCGCGTGCCCTCGGGAAAGATGACGATCTGGCGGCCGGCGTCCAGCTCCACCCGCGCCGCTGCGTTCATCGCCTTCATTGCCCGCGAGCGGGCGCCGCGGTCGACCGGCACCATCCGGGCCTTGCGGCAGAACCAGCCGAACAGCGGCAGCCACAGGAGCTCGCGCTTGAGGATGTAGCAGGGGTCCTCGAAGATCAGGAAGAAGGCGAAGGTCTCCCAGAACGACTGGTGCTTGGCCGCCACCAGCAGGCCGCCGGGCGGAATGCGATCGGTGCCGCGCAGCTCGTAGCGGATGCCGACGAGGACCCTGAGCAGGAACAGGTTGCTGCGGGCCCAGGCACGCACGATGCGGGTCAGCACCGAGCGCGGCAGCGCCAGCGCCGGCAGGGCGCCGATCATCCACAGGCAGATGTTGCCGTAGAAGGCGATGTTGAAGGCGATGGAGCGCAGCGCGAGCATGCCTCAACACCTGCCTGCCGGCGCGGCAGAAGTCAAAGGCCGCGGCGTCGCGGCCGGCCGGCTGCCGGCTGCCGCCTCGCCGGTCCGGCGCTGCTCCCATTCATGAAATCTGTTCAATAGCCCATGCCTGAAAGCGGCAATTTTCATGCCTGTTACCGACCGGT is drawn from Labrys wisconsinensis and contains these coding sequences:
- the rpmB gene encoding 50S ribosomal protein L28; this encodes MSRRCALTEKAVQTGHKVSHSNVKTKRKFLPNLHNVTLISDVLSRSVRLRVSAAGLRSVEHSGGLDAWLIKTSVSELSAPAAKLKREIEKKMTTAH
- a CDS encoding lysophospholipid acyltransferase family protein, giving the protein MLALRSIAFNIAFYGNICLWMIGALPALALPRSVLTRIVRAWARSNLFLLRVLVGIRYELRGTDRIPPGGLLVAAKHQSFWETFAFFLIFEDPCYILKRELLWLPLFGWFCRKARMVPVDRGARSRAMKAMNAAARVELDAGRQIVIFPEGTRRAPGAEPAYKYGVAFLYSEMGVPCLPVALNSGLFLPRRQFIRRPGTIVVEVLEPIAPGLERTVFFETVQREIEAATSRLVGTPPAPRPEPLDAGRRLDSPTGAP